GATTCCAAGTATTTCAGCAATTCGGCTAAGCAATTCATCAAAGTCTGCAAAACTTATCAAGATTTTCCCCTATGGTCAACGGATTACAGAACCTTAAAGAAGTTTCCTTTGATTGAAAACTGACGAAAACAATGGTAGTATTTAAAGGCAGAGTGCAAAGAAGCAAGACTACAAAAGAAATACAGATTTCCTGGAGATCTACATGAAGTCTTTATCAACAATCATACAAACCCaaataaaatatacttttaagACTATATTTGGATTCCTCATCAAAGATTTAGATTGATTTTGTCCGACCACCGACCCTCAAATTTAGAATcccttcaattttaattttgttttatttaaagcTAAACTATAATATTGTCAAACAGTCAGCATCGTATTGACTATTCAATCCTGTGGCATAATACAAGGGGAAAGTTGCATCAAAATTGAGGAGGGGAAATGCTCCATGATTAGCCATAAAACATAGGATGATTAATCAATTGATGAGTCataacttttaattaaaaagctcattataaaaaaaaatgtcattataataatctaaaagCTAGAGAGGAAAATTACCCCAGTGACCTTCACGTACTGTCCATCAATAGCACCTCTGAGCTCAGCGTCCGGATACCTTCGAACAAACCCTATCAGCCCCTTTTTTCCCCAAGCTATATTCCAAAGAACCGCAACCACCGCCGGCACCAAAAGCCCCGCCGCCACCACCAGAATAATCGGCTTCTTCACCGCCACCATCAGAAACGCACCAACCAACAAACCAGTGACTAAAACCACAAGAAAAGCCCACACCACCGCCTTCGAAACCTTGAACCCTATCTTCACATCCTCGCTCAAGCTCGTGACTGCAGACCCATACATCGTCTTCCCAAAGGATGCCGTCTGCTCCAGAGGACCGGAGCGCCGTCCTCCACCGACGCTGCCGGACGATCCAAGAGGACCGGATCCCATCATAGGGCCGGAGGTTATGAGGCCAGTGGGCTGGAGGGAAATCGGGCCAGAAGATTTCTTGGAGATTGGACCAGAATTAGAGTGTTTAGTAACAGGTCCGGAATTAGGGCCGGATCGCACCGATCCACTGTTGTGCTGAGAAGAAGAGGAAGGGCGAGAGGATTTAGAAGGAGGAGGGCCGGAAGTTGGGGAATCGACAAGATGTAGGTCAAACATTTTACCAAGCTCGCCGGATTTCTTGACGTCTCCACCAGTGTAGGGGACTGCGCGTGAGCCCATTGTGGGGGTCCGTTCCTTGAGCTGCTCGGGGCGGCCGGAGACATAGAGACCGCTACTGAGCTGGTGAGATGGAATTCGAGAGCCCATTAATGGTTTAGGGGGGGAAAAGAAAAGATTTGAGGATGGAGAGAGTGAAGTGGAAgtgacgaagaagaagaagaagaagaagaagaagaacacagTGATGGAATTAGGGGTAAAATGACGAAAATGGGGCTATTGTAGTTAAAAGTAAAATCATGAAATGAAGGCGTCGGGAGTCTTAGATTAGATTCTCATCTTACGGTGGACTGTTTGCAGCAGCTTCcgttttaatttttctttctctcaaatttttacTTCTATTAAATCACGAAAATATAAGACAATAATCATAATTATCTTTATCACtttctatatatatgttttcttttaaaaaatgggtGTATAAAATATAAGATGGTTAATAGGCAAAGTAGTAAAGTTTAAGGTATATGGTAAAGTGTAATAAGTGTTGGACCATAATATTATtgacattttcctttttttttttttttttttttttttttttttaagagggTGAAGTACGGATAGAAGAGTGGGCaatgtttttataatttgtcattttgttgaagaaaaaaaaaagggttagaTCTAATGAAAGTAGTAAGCTGTGGAAGATTCTTTGTCGATGGCAAACTTCCTATTCAATGAGTAAAAAAGGGAggcaaaataaaatgaatatatatatatatatatatatatatatatatatatatgaatatgtaCGTATAACATtttcttatttatatatattgaacatCAATGTtaaaagtttattattttttcaacttttttaaatACATTTCTTCACTTGTTTTTCATTTAAAGGAAGACAAAAGTTCTGCAAAGAGTAGAAAACGTCCATTTAGATTTGAGactatgcatttttttttcaacataAAATACATTCCATATCATCTATTATAACACTTTTActtcctatatttttttatttgtatctatttgatctttaaattttttaaattatctaataaattttaaaatttttaattttgtatttaattggtCTCTCCCAAATTTGATCTCCTTTAAAAGTTAGTTGATCTATTatataaaagtttgaaatatatTCTTAATGGagttttgaacttttaatttttttttcttattaaagttgcaattttttaaggaaaaaaataattaaaaaagtttgaaaacttaaaaactttGGACCAAGGACCTATAATTTCACCCCACCCGCATACAAATAGAAATCAATAAGTATTTTCTTTAGTATAATGTTAGGGGATTCAAATCACAAATCTCTTTGGTCACTAATACATTTATATGTCAATAGAACTATACTCACTTTAGCACAATGTTGTCATTTAGATTGATGCGATGAAATGCCTTATGTCGTGTTCTTCAATATAACAATTTCGTAATCTAGATGCAATGTTTTCTCTAAttaaatccaagtataaatttaacTAGAGTATGCCTCGGTGCAATCTGAGAGTCAAACTCAAGGACATGCGATTAAAATGTGCAGTAAAGTTTTGCTCGATCTTGATGCAGTAATTTGATTATAAAGTAGGCGATGGAGATGTGATATATTTCATACTTTTTCGAGGATTGTTAGTTTTATAATctcatgatcgcaaagcataaTTATTCGTGTAGATTCTTTGACAAGctgacacattttttttttcttcttaattgtTCTCAATAACAAAGcagaataacttgtatttctacaagttatcacaccccactTAAAGTCTAAGTATATCTCAACTCACTCTAAAGGATTAGCTAGACCTCTCAAAGTGCTtcctaattcaaaatttattacaTTCACATTTTTTCTTAGCTTTATTTTCCTACCtgtgaaaatatttctagacCTTAGATCCGACaaatttattcttcaaaatcCCGTACTCATTTCCAAGGCTATCTGATATTTCTTTTTCAGAAATGAGCTTATGATTTAAAGTTGACAAAAGTTTCTCTTTGAaattctctctctccctctctctctatatatatttttactaaTCCATGCatctcaccttcgttttggcttgcccccacgagtgtcatgcaaacatccaactatgagcaaggtGCTCTTCTCAGACGTGACTCAAGCCATtgttttaatgaaaaataatattttcaaaaattttgaatGTATTTAGCTCAAACCTCtctcacctccaaatttagaagGCAGCAAGGTCTTCATTACTAAAAATTGAAGTATATGATTACTTTGGAAAAAATTTGCAAAAGAGGTTTGAGATAAAGCTTGCACGTATACTAGTTGTGAGAAATGTTTCCTAAGGCAACATCCTAAGGTTAAGTACTAAATACGTATCGTAACCAATCAAGTATTGGCTAGCACAAGTATCATCATTGAGGTTATTGGCAAAACGTATCAAAGCaagaaaaaatatcaagaaataACATAAACAATAGACAAAtgcagcaaaaaaaaaaaaaaaaaaaaacacgcgATCAATGAGCAACTTGTCACTTCATTCAATCCAAtcaatatataaagaaatttGAGAAGACAAAACATcgaatgaaaatttaaagaaacaaaTTCTACAAAAACACCCCGAAATTTAGTTCCCTCATGCATTATTGTTATCATTAGGCAAGGGAGGAAAGACTTCTTCTTTTGGGAAGTTTAGTGGTTGTTGAAGATGCGGCAAGATAGCGGGGTCAATGATCAGCTGAGCAAGTACTTCTTGGATGTATTGCAAAGTGAATCGAAATTGCTCATGTTGTCGCTACGTCTGATGCTGGATGAAGTTCCTCATTGGAATCTATTGGCATTGAACTTGATGAGTTTGATGTTGAACAAATTCTTGGAGCTTGCATTGTTATTGTGCAAGTTATTGGTGCTGTCGCTGGATTGTGGCTTGTTGACAAGTCAGCTCATCAAGACCTCCTAAGAGTGGCTCCCGATATCATCGTTCAAGAATTTGTATAGCTCATCAAAGTTTGCGTGCTTATCTTCAGACATCTGAGGAATACTGTGCTGAGTTCATTCTTCGGTAGGTGGTGGAAACTTGCTAGCCTCACCAACGCCCGATCCTTCTCCTTGATGAAAAAATGGAGGAAGAAGGCTTAGGTCATCAACAACATACATTGAACAATGGACGCCTGGAAGATGTTACTCCTAAAAAATTGGAGCTTTGCCATTGTTGCTTTCAGGCAGTGGAGAAGATGTGTTTTCTCTTAGTTCAAAGGGTAATAATAGAGGATAGAAAGGATCTTCAATGAGGGCAGAAGGGTGCTCATTGAGGTCAACTTTAAGTCTAGGTGACTCATTTCTTAACTGCTCTTGAGGCGATGAGAGGATCACAACCTCAGAGTTACGAGTGGACAATGGAGTTTGTTATCTAGAGTGCGGTAGAAGGGATCtttcttcaacttcttctcttctttcagGCTCAAGGCGGAGGGGCAGTGATCACTTATTCTTTTCAACTCTAAGTGACTTAATCATAGTTCTTTCTTCCACAGGCGAGGAAGATACATTGTTTGGCTCCATGTTCTCGGAAAACTTCTTCGTCAACCTCCTTCTTTTAGGCTGCGACGGTTGTGGGGAGGCACCTCTTGAGACTGATAAGGtcgtttcttaggattttcttGCTTGACCACCTCAGGTTGAAACGATGAATCCTTCAACATCCTACGGAGAAGTTTATTTGTGATGATTCCCCGTATAGgtatttcttcatcttcttcaagcaCTCCTTGTTGCACTGAGCTTCGTGATTAAGAAGGAAAAGAACAGTTGCCCTCTTGGCTTAAAGAATATGGCTCTCATTTGGGCTGCAATGATGTGCCCAACATTAATATGGATGTATCGCATGATGTAGTAGATCGCTATGACTCAAACCCTGGAGATGGAATTGTCATGCATGGTGGGGAGCAACTTTTTTTTTACGAAGGACAACCACATGTTTGCCTCTGGGGTGAGGCTATGCGGTGACAGTGTTTTGATCCCTTTTGTTGAAACTGTCCACTTTGTCCCAAGCGTGGCTATCATTCTCAAtgctttttttcatttcttctcgcTTTGGTTCCTTCGTGATTCGATTGCCTTTGATCGTGGGGTCTGTGGTTAAGTTGAAGAGTTATTGATTCGTTTGACGTCGAATCCAAtcttttcctctccaatcttgGATTCGTTTGCTATCATGGGGAGTCCCTTCATAAAATGCGTGGACCACTTGTGGTTTCAGTTTCTATGGCCCTTCGCATAATTTCTGCcacctcatgtttcttattacATTCATTATGAAGGCGGGCAGTGGAGCATCCTTGAGGAAGAACCCGATATCCAATAATAGAGGCGATCACTTCTTCGGTGCGTTCCTTTACGCCGCCTCAATGGGCATTTTGCCCTTATCTTTTCCTCTCTCATCACGGCCAGTAGATACCCTGTTTCCCTCGCCTCTTTCTTTTGTCGCCGCGATTCTCTCCTTTACtttgtttttagatttcttAGGCTGCTTTTTCCTCACAGCCtccctctttttcttctttcctttctgATTACTACCTTTTTAACGCCGCGATCCTTTGTCTTCTTGGCTTCTTTTGCTGCATCACTACTTTTCTCCATCTCTCTTTCAAATTCAATTGCGGCTCTATCCACACTATCCATTTTCTTAGTTTCCTGGGGCCTGCATCTCACTGCATTAGCAGCTTATTTTAATTGCATACTTCTCTATCGAACTCTACACCCGTGATGACACTTTATGCTTTCTTTCTCAGATCCTAGAAGCTTTTCTTCATCTCCTTTGATTTTTTAGCTGCCTGAGCCACTAACCACTCCACAGAGGATGTGGGGAAATGTATTTCTTCTTCAACTACCACTTTAGCGTTTGGATGCCTTCGCTGCAGTGGTGTTTccttttcactctcttcttccTTATCTAGATCTATTATAAGTACGATCGCCTTGCtcgttgataacttgtagaaatacaagttatttgacctcttttatctaaaaaaattaagaaaaatcaagaaCAATGCGACAAAATTAGTTAGAAATTCATGATATCATCATATTATCGATCACGTGTACAACATCTCATAACCCTTAAAAGTTATCAAATTGTGATTTTTGAAATGCAAAAAACCTACCATGCGATCAATAGTTCATCACGAAGGAAATTCCTGATGCCAACATTGAAACTGCATAGTTGGAAAAGCATATAGTCATGCGATAAAAGAAAGGGAAGGTGACATTACGCATAGGCGGTGGAAGTCAAATCAAAGACCAAGTTGGTAGTTGACAAAAAAGTTTCACGGCAAAGCCAATGAATTTTTTATGTGAAGAAGATGGTGCGTCGGGGTACGGAATTTAATGCATGCCGTCAGAataatcattagtgagagaTGAAAAAGCTACCTCAtgacgcctataaataccccacaagattttcatgcaaaaaaaaagtaaggagaCGTTGGAAAAACTCTGCAAAAATCTTCACTTCACATATTTCTTTTGAGCCCTCGTGAAACCTTGAGTAAAAACTCAAGAGCTCTCTTGGAGCAAAAGGGAAGCCATATTCTTCAACACAATCCTCAAGAAGTAATTGTTTAAAGAGCCGGAAGGAGCAAGAAACTGTTACCTACGACTTGACTTTCTATCTCTATCTCTATATCTTCTTTTACTACAATTGTTCATATTGTAAAACGTAGAAAAACTCATTTTATCAATATGAATGCATTCacaatttattatttatctatCTCTTCATCTTTATCCATGAATAACTAATTTCTGTATGGGTTGAGAATCATTGCAACTAATATGAACTAAGTAAAGCCTGATCATGTGTTCAACCGATTATATGCATGCTTTGTAAATTGTTTGAATCAGTTGAGAGATTGCTTTAAATAGACTGAATTTATACTTGAAAATTAAAGGATTTATACCacataaaacaagaagagattatttttagaaataagaaATATCTCTTGCATTAAAAGCCCATCACATGTATCATAGAAATAGGACAATGTGGTTAAATACACTGAGAAGTGTAGTTATGATTTGTGAGTAATTTGCTTGAATGCATGGTTTGTGCATTTACTTAGGGAATGTTAGTGAATATGTGCCTCAATCC
The nucleotide sequence above comes from Benincasa hispida cultivar B227 chromosome 3, ASM972705v1, whole genome shotgun sequence. Encoded proteins:
- the LOC120073879 gene encoding uncharacterized membrane protein At1g16860; translation: MGSRIPSHQLSSGLYVSGRPEQLKERTPTMGSRAVPYTGGDVKKSGELGKMFDLHLVDSPTSGPPPSKSSRPSSSSQHNSGSVRSGPNSGPVTKHSNSGPISKKSSGPISLQPTGLITSGPMMGSGPLGSSGSVGGGRRSGPLEQTASFGKTMYGSAVTSLSEDVKIGFKVSKAVVWAFLVVLVTGLLVGAFLMVAVKKPIILVVAAGLLVPAVVAVLWNIAWGKKGLIGFVRRYPDAELRGAIDGQYVKVTGVVTCGSIPLESSYQRVGRCVYVSTELYEYKGWGGKPANTKHRCFSWGSRYSERYVADFYISDFQSGLRALVKAGYGAKVAPFVKPSTVVNVTKENRDLSPSFLRWLADRKLSSDDRVMRLKEGYIKEGSTVSVMGVVRRQDNVLMVVPSTEPVSTGCQWARCLLPTYVEGLIITCDDNQNADVVPV